The Plasmodium coatneyi strain Hackeri chromosome 5, complete sequence DNA window tcacttcgcGTTCCTCTGGAAAAGTGACCACTTATCTGTGAGGGACCATTTGGACCGCGACATTCTGAGCATTGAACACGCTTAGGGTGAAGCAAGCAGAactgaaggggaaaaaaaaaaaaaaaaaaaaaaaacacccgTACGATTGTACGTCCATATTATACAAGCTTGTGTGTACGTCCTGCTTGTGCGTGGGGATCACTACCCTCTAACTTACAGCGTTTTTTTCCACAGAATATCACATCTTACGTGAGCACACACCCTCTTTGTTAAaggttgcttctttttttttttttggaagacaAAGTTGTGCGGAAAGAGGGCAAAATTCTCTCCTCCTTCGGCAGCATAAGCGTGCCAAAGAAGACACACGTCTAGCACTTGCCGCATCGGGGAACGTTTGCACTTACCCCGTATGTATCTTTCTCATTTATGCGTATCTTCGCGTCCTTTTGATGCTCCCCACCCGCTCATTAACCCTAAACTAATTTAGCCAGCAAATATGTACAGGTGGTAGGGGGTACCCGCATTTGTATATGTTAACGGcgcagaaggggaagaaactGCAGAACGTGTTCACCAGTGGAGAAGGGGGTATTTGTGTATACTTACGTGAACACGAACGGAAGGCACTTCTCTGTTCCTTCGCTACGCCGTAGGTAACCCTGTGACACATGGAGAATTCTTTTACGAGTACCCCAGTTTTGTGCCCACATCCCTGTGCAGCCTAGCGCGAACGGGCAAGAAGTACTGAACCGACCGGAGCACGGAGGATCTGCCCCAGAGCGGCACGTCAAGCTATACATCGAGGgacaaataaacaaatagGTCACGCATAACCGAAGATGACGCTAAAGTTCGTGATCCGAGAACCCAAGGCGCGGGTCCTGTTCTCGCCCACAGAATTCTTCGACACCCTGAAGGGCATGTTCCGGAGCTCCAGAAACCGAATCGTCATCAGCTGCCTGTACATAGGAATAGGCGAGCTGGAGAAGGAGTTAATAGTAaccataaaaaataataagcacataaaaaatttgagagTAGACATTTTATTGGATAAACAAAGAGGTACAAGGCCAGAAGGGAAACTGAAAGAATCCTCGGTGAGTATGCTCTCTGACCTCTTCAGCTATGCAGGGGACATAAATATTAGCTTGTTCCACAATCCCCTACTAGGGGCAGTGttgtataatattttacccTACAGAGCCAATGAAGCCATTGGAGTCATGCACATGAAGGTGTATATCGGAGATGACCGTCTGATTTTGTCGGGGGCCAATTTAAGTGACAGCTACCTTCGAAACAGACAGGACAGATATATTCTgattgaaaataaattgttaGCTGATTCCGTTCATAAAATTGTGAATTGCATTCAGAAAATGTCCTTCAGCGTGAATGTTGATTTGGGTGTCCACTGGGGCAGTGACTCAATGAACCCACTCATCGACGCGCATACTTTCCGTGAGCAGTATTACAGGCGGATACAGTTTATGCTGAGTCAGATCAGGGAGGACATTGTGCGGCGTACACAGGGGAAGGTGGAAAGTCAGATGTATGATGACCATTTAGGTGAATGTCACCCCTCAACCAGCGAGCAAGAAGACTTCTTCAGCCCCCTGTTCGTTAATAGCGAAAGCATCCTGACCGTGGAGCTGGCGCTGCAGAGCGGCTTTTCCTCACCCCCCATATACGACGAAAGCCAAATGTTGGAAAACATGCTCAAgaatgtaaataaatatgatCAGAGTTTAATCATATCATCGGGGTATTTGAACTTcccagaaaattttttaaaattgttcagaaatatatataacaacCTGTGCTTTAAGAAGGGCATAATACGCTTCATTACAGCGTCCCCAGCAGCTAACAGTTTTTTTAAGTCCAAAGGCATTTCCTACTACATACCCCTTGGGTACACAGTCAGTGCGCACATGTGCGTTGAATTCATCACCAAAAATATTGTAagcgtttttaaaaatttaaatagaACAGACcctttgaagaaaaaggaaaaggtctGCACAGATATTTATTTAGAATATCATAAGCCCTCCTGGACCTTCCACTCGAAGGGGATGTGGCTGATTGGTAATTCCTCCCAGAGGGAAATTCTCGACAGCAGCACAACCTCTGGTGAAGATCCCCATGTAGCAAcaaccccccaaatggaaaatgttaCAAATAGTGTGTGCACTAgccaaaattatgaacagtcagaaaaaaaaaaaaaaaattccccttttgggaTAGCTAGCTCTCCACATTTGTTCAATAATGATCAAAAttgcctgaacaggtcagctAATTTggaggagataaaaaaaaaaaatgtgtgtgaaaatattttaaagagTGAAGAAATGGACCATAATCAACACGGTGACGATAATCAGCTTGATTCTACCTCAGTGACCCAAAACTTGGGCGACCTACCATGGGGAACAGTTATTGGAAGCTCCAACTACGGCTACCGAGCAACGTACAGAGACTTGGAGATGAGCTTCGTGATCAAAACGAATGATGAAAATTTGAAGCGCCAGTTCCAGAAGGAGTTGGACATCATTTACGAGTCCTCCAATTTTGTCCACATGGACGAGTTGAATTTGAGGTACCCCCGCTGGCTGCGACTGGTGTACCGGTACCTCGTGCGATGGTTGTTGTGACGACGGCAGGGGGGGGGATATGGAAAATGAGCGGCCGGAGTCTCTCGGGCCATCTGTGTATTCgtccatttgtttgtttataTGCTTACCCACCTGTTTATGTGCCTATCCGTTCAGTGGCATTTTTGTCCATTCGCTTATTCCATATCACCACGACCCCCCTTTCGGTGCCGCACAAACAGCGCACCAAGGCAAAGAGAACATCGCGCcgggcttctttttttttttgtgagtttattttccccccccttttggcaATTCACAAAATGCCGATGTGTATGCACACGTTCTTCTCATATTTGTGCGAATTGTTCGCTTTTGccaaaatttgtttttaaagtgttttgcaaactttttttttaaaaaaacggacATACGTATTCGCTACGTGTGTCACCCCAAATGGATTAAAATTCCATTGCCCCACCGTGTCCTTTGTTTAACTTGCAACATCCTGTTTAATTTGTCCTCAATATATTTGCAAagacgggaaaaaaatataattttattttgatGTTATTTTTGCAACGCATTTGATATTCTTATAGGGCATTTGAAAACTATTCCCTACgtgatgctttttttttttttttttttaatcttccACCTTTTACCATCATAAAAATGCATAGTTTGTACTTCTTACAACGACAAGGTCACGAACGAGATACTCGCTGTGTCGTTCCACAATGGGGGatttacaaaatgtgtaCGCGCCTAGTACAGTGTATAAATGTACCACCTCATTTGCATGCAGCTTGGTCCACAATAATTTTTACCCTCTTTATGAAGTGATCTTCCAACTTTTGAACTCAACGCGATCGCCTCCTGTGCAGGGGGGTCGAACTGTTTTGTGTACCCACGTGCACATCCACCTCCTTCCGCACGTAACTGGAACAGTCAGAATACTACTCCGGTTATCCCGCGATCTCGTTATCCCCATCCTGTGGAGATGCAAAAAGAGGTGGAAGCGGAATGCGCACCTCCGGGGTGTCCCATCCTTGGCAGCATCGCAATGTTGTAGCGTTTTTGAAAGGTGCAGATTTTAAATGAACCTCCGCGTTAATGACTGTGCGGTTGGCTGCGTTCCCTACTGCGCTCCTTAATACTAACCTTATTGATAGGctcatttcgtttttccttcctccccataAAAATCAAACGCTCAATGACCATCATTGCGGAGAAGTTGGTCAGGGAACAAAATATTTGACGCGGCTTACAGGGTGATGAATAGGCACTCCTGCGAACACAACCTTTAGTGCCGCGTCAAGGGGGGTCATACCACAGGTAGTGACCCCCACCCCTTACACATGCGGGCGATGTTAATAATGCagggaatggaagaaaataacatGGAGACACACAGAGGGGGGAAACGAGCTGGTGCGAAATAGAAAAGTGTGCAAGTGGATGTTGGTCCACGAAGGTGCAATAACTACAACTGTACAAGGTGAACTGCTACCCGTAAActatgaaatttttttcttttttcccccccctcttGGTGCTATTCTTCCTCAGTCCATTTCGCGTTACACTAGCCTACAAGAACGCAGCTCCCGTGGGGATTAACCAACTCACGATTAATCGCTTCTCGAGGCACCCTAACAGGAAATGCAACGCACTTTTGTTAAGGCAGCCCTCCCAAGTTAGCTGCTTCACCCAGGCAAGGTTACATAGTGAACCGTTGGACAAGGAGATCCAACTCTTCGACGAAAcgaatgaggaggaaaattcccCTCCCGtttttatgaacaagtcagatGAAAATAATCCCATTAAAGACACCCTCAGGAAGaccaaaaaattttgcaattATTTAACGAGCAAATTAGGGAGACTTAATAAAAAACtgagggaaataaaaaaactggAAACCATCTTCTATGCGAACCCAAGCATATTAACGGAGAGTCAACAAGTgaaattaagcaaaaaaaaacaaataaaaaaggagctCGTTTTAATCCATCGGTACAGGAAAAAGTACCTCGCTTACAAAAAAAACCTGACCAAAAATATCGATGACacgtccccctttttttacgccAAGAAGAAGACCCGCCACAAGCGGCAGGTCTGCACCCCCCAGGAGTTCAGGAAAATATGTAAGCACTGATTGGCAAGGCGCGcaaaaaatgacgaacaGTGTATAAATGAACCGAGCGGGGAAATACTACAGAGGGGCTTCGTCACGTGTTACTTTGTTACTTAGctgctttttccctttccccctccccgtGCAGTGCAATCGGAAGACCCCAAGGCAACTGTCCAACGAGTGAAAAGCATAGACTACGACAAGATCCCCAGGAACGTGACCGACTACTTAGTGTTTAACAAAGTGGGCAAGAAAGAGGAAGTCAAAATTCTCTTTGGCCTCAAAGCTGTGAAGATAAACGGAAACATAtgtgaggggaaaaaggcaaatagCGAGAACTCCTCGCCGGCCTACACATGTCCATTCGGGAGCGTGAACTAAGCGGGAGATCCCCCCCGGATTGTCGAATGAGCAGTTTGTTCCATCTGCTCTTGCACATTTGTTCACGTTgctacatttattttttatttatttttttttttctcgcgcCCCTCCCCCAGTGGATGATGAGAATTACATGATAAACCCGGGAGTAGACAAAGTGGAAGTGTTCAACGAGGAGGTCCAAATTCACGAAAGCCAGTAatgcaaaatggaataaaaaaaaaaaaaaaaaaaaaaaaaaaggcgcgcCGCGAACCGGTTGCGCATTTTATGTTTGTTGCATAATTTCATCGTCGCTCTAAATGTATCTGtgcaaaaaaagtttttacaACTCTACTAAGTCTACCCATGGGGGTGGTTATCCAATTATGCACATCCGTAaggagtgtttttttttttttttttttttttttttccaatttggaCTAGCCAAATTACCCCacgtttatttcttcccccctcgCAGCTACGTCGTAAGGAAGAGGTTTTCgaagaaccaaaaaaaagtcctCCAGGAAAAATCCAAGGAGAAGTTATCAGACGTCAGACGAGAGGTTAAAGAGTTCGAGAACTTTTTCAACATAAAGGAGTGAGGACGGGCACACTTGCtcattaaggaaaaaagatgTCTACCTGGTCTTCCGCGTCACACCGGTGAAGCAACTTCCCGTTGAAGAATTTTCCCAAAATAGCCAATCAGAAATGGTTACTTCCAAGGGGTGCTCTTGCTGGGGAATACTATCCCTCGGGAGAACTTAGCCATTTAAGTGTAGggtctttttttatttttttctgtatccCTGTTTGATGGGCTTTTTCAAATCCCCCACTTCGTACACACAACAGCATGCATGCATTAAAGAACATTTCATATGATCAGGTGTATGCATATTGACCTGAGGGTGCCGGTCACCTCATTCTACCAATAggtatatataaggaagtatgtaatatatatgtgtttatatATGGGTACGTTCTTTTCGTGTATCGATACACTCTGTCATGCATGATATATGAACGGTGTTTTGCTTTCTCCCGTGGTGACACGCTTCCACAGACTTATTTTCCCAACCCCTTTGGGGGATGCACCCACTTTTCAAACAAGCACATGGAAGCTGCAAAGTTAAGAACACTAAGCAAATGGTATTAAATTGTATTACATCCAGGTTACCTATCACCTCTCATGATTgatcctattttttttttctttcacacCGATTGCGTTGCAGAATTATTAATGGGTGCCTACCTTTTCAGTGTGCCCGTCGCAAATGTACCTAAGcacctgaacggttcagttttttttttttttttctttatttttttatttcttcattttattgttttattgttttattattttttttttctctttctcttttccctTGTTGCGaaatttgtaattttttttttttgtttttttttttgcacaacaTTAGGTCAGTGGCACGCAGCCGCCACAGCATTGAATGAAGAGTTCATTCGAATTAGTTTTCACGTCGACTGTTTTAACGCCAGTCCATATTGAATGCGGTCCACATTCATCCCGGTCCGTATTCTCCTTCGTGAAACGGACGACCGTTCTAGGCAGTACCAAGTTAATCATCTTTCGAAAGATGTATACATAGGTGTGCTCCTAAGGGGGGTATACACTTGCTAAAGCGGTACCGCCTCTCTATATTTTCCcctaaaaggga harbors:
- a CDS encoding Phosphatidylglycerophosphate synthase, with amino-acid sequence MTLKFVIREPKARVLFSPTEFFDTLKGMFRSSRNRIVISCLYIGIGELEKELIVTIKNNKHIKNLRVDILLDKQRGTRPEGKLKESSVSMLSDLFSYAGDINISLFHNPLLGAVLYNILPYRANEAIGVMHMKVYIGDDRLILSGANLSDSYLRNRQDRYILIENKLLADSVHKIVNCIQKMSFSVNVDLGVHWGSDSMNPLIDAHTFREQYYRRIQFMLSQIREDIVRRTQGKVESQMYDDHLGECHPSTSEQEDFFSPLFVNSESILTVELALQSGFSSPPIYDESQMLENMLKNVNKYDQSLIISSGYLNFPENFLKLFRNIYNNLCFKKGIIRFITASPAANSFFKSKGISYYIPLGYTVSAHMCVEFITKNIVSVFKNLNRTDPLKKKEKVCTDIYLEYHKPSWTFHSKGMWLIGNSSQREILDSSTTSGEDPHVATTPQMENVTNSVCTSQNYEQSEKKKKNSPFGIASSPHLFNNDQNCLNRSANLEEIKKKNVCENILKSEEMDHNQHGDDNQLDSTSVTQNLGDLPWGTVIGSSNYGYRATYRDLEMSFVIKTNDENLKRQFQKELDIIYESSNFVHMDELNLRYPRWLRLVYRYLVRWLL